One genomic region from Camelus bactrianus isolate YW-2024 breed Bactrian camel chromosome 3, ASM4877302v1, whole genome shotgun sequence encodes:
- the LOC141575616 gene encoding uncharacterized protein LOC141575616, which translates to MAWGRPLQPQASPQPVLASASTAPSSQDSSYRSISFWKGGAVLSAGGGGGTGAALCERGDLLPLLLSLPPPRHTDRTAPASQEQQVHWLPGAHPSPRRCRRRRTSHPDSTASPPRSTPLSPPLPPPPTSHPDSTASPPRSRLTATHVASQEHTPLPAAAAAADLAPGQHRVASQEHTPLPAAAAAAADLAPGQHRVASQEQADRHTCRLPGAHPSPRRCRRRRPRTRTAPRRLPGAHPSPRRCRRRRTSHPDSTASPPRSTPLSPPLPPPPTSHPDSTASPPRSRLTATHVASQEHTPLPAAAAAADLAPGQHRVASQEHTPLPAAAAAAADLAPGQHRVASQEQADRHTCRLPGAHPSPRRCRRRRPRTRTAPRRLPGAHPSPRRCRRRRTSHPDSTASPPRSRLTATHVASQEHTPLPAAAAAADLAPGQHRVASQEQVNK; encoded by the exons atggcctgggggcggcctctgcagCCCCAGGCAAGTCCCCAG CCTGTCCTGGCCTCTGCCTCTACCGCCCCAAGTTCTCAGGACTCAAGTTATAGGTCAATCAGCTTCTGGAAAGGGGGCGCTGTGCTGTcagcgggcggcggcggcgggactggggctgccctgtgcgaGCGCGGGGATTTGCTCCCATTACTGTTGTCGCTGCCGCCGCCAAGGCACACTGAccgcaccgcgcccgcctcccaggagcag CAAGTCCACTGGCTCCCAGGAGcacacccctctccccgccgctgccgccgccgccgaaCCTCGCACCCGGACAGCACCGCGTCGCCTCCCAGGAGcacacccctctccccgccgctgccgccgccgccgacctCGCACCCGGACAGCACCGcgtcgcctcccaggagcaggctgaccgcCACACATGTCGCCTCCCAGGAGcacacccctctccccgccgctgccgccgccgccgacctCGCACCCGGACAGCACCGCGTCGCCTCCCAGGAGcacacccctctccccgccgctgccgccgccgccgccgacctcGCACCCGGACAGCACCGcgtcgcctcccaggagcaggctgaccgcCACACATGTCGCCTCCCAGGAGcacacccctctccccgccgctgccgccgccgccgacctCGCACCCGGACAGCACCGCGTCGCCTCCCAGGAGcacacccctctccccgccgctgccgccgccgccgaaCCTCGCACCCGGACAGCACCGCGTCGCCTCCCAGGAGcacacccctctccccgccgctgccgccgccgccgacctCGCACCCGGACAGCACCGcgtcgcctcccaggagcaggctgaccgcCACACATGTCGCCTCCCAGGAGcacacccctctccccgccgctgccgccgccgccgacctCGCACCCGGACAGCACCGCGTCGCCTCCCAGGAGcacacccctctccccgccgctgccgccgccgccgccgacctcGCACCCGGACAGCACCGcgtcgcctcccaggagcaggctgaccgcCACACATGTCGCCTCCCAGGAGcacacccctctccccgccgctgccgccgccgccgacctCGCACCCGGACAGCACCGCGTCGCCTCCCAGGAGcacacccctctccccgccgctgccgccgccgccgaaCCTCGCACCCGGACAGCACCGcgtcgcctcccaggagcaggctgaccgcCACACATGTCGCCTCCCAGGAGcacacccctctccccgccgctgccgccgccgccgacctCGCACCCGGACAGCACCGcgtcgcctcccaggagcaggttAACAAGTAA